A window from Methylococcus mesophilus encodes these proteins:
- a CDS encoding cysteine desulfurase family protein — protein sequence MSETSIYLDNNATTPPAPECVEAMTACLKAHYGNPSSKHHLGEAAKMEAIAARGKVASLLGVSPAEIVFTSGGTESIHQAILGALALAPDKRRVVTSAVEHPATLLLLAHLEALGLEVVRLPVDGHGLLDPALLDAAITPGTALLSLMWANNETGVVFPIEEAAALAASRGVLFHCDAVQAVGKLPIDLSQIPLDFLSLSGHKLHGPKGIGALFVRKGRKLPPLLFGHQERGRRGSTENVPGIVGLGAAAELAQGYLATGGDGVARLRDRLETRLLTALPGASVNGGGAPRVAGTSSFNLGAVEAELVLDKLDRAGICASAGAACSAGGTEPSHVLTAMGLGAEGALATIRFSLSRYTTEAEVDAVCELLPDIVRTMVAEAA from the coding sequence CCTGGACAACAATGCCACGACGCCGCCTGCGCCGGAATGCGTGGAAGCGATGACGGCCTGTCTCAAGGCGCATTACGGCAATCCGTCCAGCAAGCATCATCTGGGCGAGGCCGCCAAGATGGAGGCCATCGCCGCGCGTGGGAAAGTGGCGTCCCTGCTGGGCGTCTCGCCGGCGGAGATTGTGTTCACCAGCGGCGGGACCGAATCCATCCATCAGGCCATTCTGGGCGCTCTGGCCTTGGCGCCGGACAAGCGCCGGGTGGTGACCAGCGCGGTGGAGCATCCCGCTACCTTGCTGCTGCTGGCGCATCTCGAAGCGCTGGGGCTCGAGGTGGTCAGGCTGCCGGTCGACGGCCATGGTTTGCTCGATCCGGCATTGCTGGATGCCGCGATCACGCCCGGCACCGCCCTGCTGAGCCTGATGTGGGCCAATAACGAAACCGGCGTAGTGTTTCCCATCGAAGAGGCGGCGGCGCTGGCGGCGAGCCGGGGCGTACTGTTCCATTGCGACGCCGTGCAGGCCGTCGGCAAGCTGCCGATCGACCTGAGCCAGATTCCGCTGGATTTCCTGTCCCTCTCCGGACACAAGCTGCACGGCCCCAAGGGCATCGGTGCGCTGTTCGTGCGCAAGGGACGCAAGCTGCCCCCGCTGCTGTTCGGCCACCAGGAGCGCGGACGCCGCGGTAGCACCGAGAATGTGCCGGGTATCGTCGGTTTGGGCGCGGCTGCGGAACTGGCGCAGGGGTACTTGGCGACCGGCGGCGACGGCGTCGCCCGCCTGCGCGACCGCCTGGAAACCCGGCTGCTGACGGCGTTGCCGGGCGCTTCGGTCAACGGCGGCGGCGCGCCTCGGGTGGCCGGGACGTCCAGTTTCAACCTCGGCGCCGTCGAAGCGGAACTGGTGCTGGACAAACTGGACCGCGCCGGGATTTGCGCCTCCGCCGGTGCGGCTTGTAGCGCCGGCGGCACCGAGCCCTCCCATGTGCTGACCGCGATGGGGCTGGGCGCCGAAGGGGCGCTGGCCACGATCCGGTTCTCGCTGAGCCGCTACACCACCGAGGCCGAAGTGGACGCCGTGTGCGAATTGCTGCCGGATATCGTGCGGACTATGGTGGCGGAGGCGGCCTGA